Proteins co-encoded in one Medicago truncatula cultivar Jemalong A17 chromosome 8, MtrunA17r5.0-ANR, whole genome shotgun sequence genomic window:
- the LOC25500716 gene encoding pentatricopeptide repeat-containing protein At4g01030, mitochondrial: protein MTLCVFSKHQIFMNNLSPFHHLNPHSLHNPKTQMLPRSLSPISISFSSPKFSPFFHTFHELNELRTLNSVMELHAQIIKTPKNYNFATIDGTMMRNYLEFGDFLSAIKIFFVGFARNYLLWNSFLEEFESFGGDPFEILVVFNEMYSKGVEFDSKAFTFVLKICLALREFLFGLEVHACLIKKGFHVDVHLSCALINFYGKCWSIDKANQVFHETPYKEDFLWNTIVMANLRSERWKNALELFCDMQRDSAKATVGTTVKMLQACGKLKALNEGKQLHGYALRFGLVSNTLVCNSIISMYSRNSRFKLARAVFDSMEDHSRNLSSWNSVIFSYAVDGCLNDALDTIRNGMECSGIKPDIITWNSILSGYLLRGSFEMVLTSFRSLHSLGFKPDSCSVTSALQAVIELGFFKLGKEIHGYIMRSNLNYDVYVCTSLVDMYVKNDCLEKAQAVLHRAKNKNVCAWNSLISGYSFKGQFGEAVKLLNQMVEEGITPDLVTWNGLVSGYSMQGRIDEALTIINRIKSSGITPNVVSWTALISGCSQNEKYMDALKIFSQMQAENVKPNSTTICSLLCACAGPSLLKKGEELHCFSMKLGFVDDIYVATALIDMYSEAGKLKVAYNVFNKIQEKTLPCWNCMMMGYAIHSHGEEVMILYDKMRERHIRPDAITFTALLSACKNSGLVDEGWKYFDSMQEDYNIVPTIEHYCCMVDLLGKSGFLDEASHFIETMPIKPDASIWGALLASCKIHKNIKLAEIAARKLFKMEPNNSANYVLMMNLYSSLNRWVAVERLKHSMTVLAMKIPPVWSWTQVNQSIHVFSTEGRPHPEEGEIYFELYQLISEIRKLGYAPDLNCVCQNIDDNEKEKILMSHTEKLAMVYGVMKMKGGSPIRIVKNTRICFDCHTVAKYISLVRKREILLRDGGRFHHFKNGKCACNDRW from the coding sequence ATGACATTATGCGTCTTCTCTAAACACCAAATCTTCATGAATAACCTATCACCGTTTCATCATCTTAATCCTCATTCTCTTCACAACCCAAAAACCCAAATGCTACCTAGAAGCCTTTCaccaatttcaatttcattttcatcgcccaaattttctccatttttccACACTTTTCATGAGTTGAATGAGTTAAGAACTTTGAATTCTGTTATGGAATTGCATGCCCAGATTATTAAAACACCTAAAAATTATAACTTTGCTACAATTGATGGAACCATGATGAGAAATTATTTGGAATTTGGTGATTTTTTGTCAGCAATAAAGATATTCTTTGTGGGTTTTGCAAGAAATTATCTTTTGTGGAACTCTTTTCTTGAGGAATTTGAAAGTTTTGGAGGTGACCCATTTGAGATTTTGGTAGTTTTCAATGAAATGTATAGTAAAGGAGTTGAATTTGATAGCAAAGCTTTCACCTTTGTTCTGAAAATTTGCTTGGCTTTAAGGgaatttttgtttggtttggaagTTCATGCTTGTTTGATCAAGAAAGGGTTTCATGTTGATGTACACTTGAGTTGTGCATTGATCAATTTCTATGGGAAGTGTTGGAGTATAGATAAAGCTAATCAAGTATTTCATGAGACTCCTTATAAAGAAGATTTTTTGTGGAATACTATAGTTATGGCAAATTTGAGGAGTGAGAGGTGGAAGAATGCATTAGAATTGTTCTGTGACATGCAGAGAGATTCTGCTAAAGCCACTGTTGGCACCACTgtcaagatgttgcaagcatgtGGAAAATTAAAAGCTTTGAATGAAGGGAAACAGCTTCATGGGTATGCTTTAAGATTTGGACTAGTTTCAAATACTTTAGTTTGCAATTCCATTATTAGCATGTACTCTAGAAACAGTAGATTCAAACTTGCTAGAGCGGTTTTCGATTCGATGGAGGATCATAGTCGTAACTTATCATCTTGGAACTCGGTAATTTTTAGTTATGCTGTCGATGGCTGTTTAAATGATGCATTGGATACTATCCGCAATGGAATGGAGTGTTCCGGAATTAAACCGGACATTATAACTTGGAATTCAATTTTGTCGGGTTATCTTCTTCGGGGATCATTTGAAATGGTTCTCACTAGTTTTCGGAGTCTACATAGTTTAGGCTTCAAGCCGGATTCATGCTCAGTAACTAGTGCTCTACAAGCGGTTATTGAATTAGGTTTCTTTAAATTAGGGAAAGAAATTCATGGTTACATAATGAGAAGTAATCTTAACTATGATGTCTATGTTTGTACATCACTGGTGGATATGTATGTTAAGAATGATTGCTTAGAAAAAGCTCAGGCAGTGCTCCATCGTGCGAAAAACAAAAACGTTTGCGCTTGGAATTCGTTGATATCAGGCTACTCCTTCAAGGGACAGTTTGGTGAAGCCGTAAAACTATTGAACCAAATGGTGGAAGAAGGGATAACACCTGATTTAGTGACATGGAACGGTTTGGTTTCTGGTTATTCAATGCAAGGCCGTATCGATGAAGCTTTGACTATCATCAATCGGATCAAGAGTTCCGGAATCACTCCTAATGTGGTGTCTTGGACTGCTTTGATATCTGGGTGTTCTCAAAACGAGAAGTACATGGACGCCCTAAAGATTTTCAGTCAAATGCAAGCCGAGAATGTAAAACCTAACTCAACCACGATTTGCAGCTTACTTTGTGCATGTGCAGGTCCATCTCTGTTGAAGAAAGGTGAAGAGTTACATTGCTTTAGTATGAAACTAGGGTTTGTGGATGATATATACGTTGCAACAGCACTCATTGACATGTATAGTGAAGCAGGAAAACTAAAAGTAGCATACAATGTTTTCAACAAAATTCAAGAGAAAACACTTCCATGTTGGAATTGCATGATGATGGGATATGCCATTCATAGCCATGGAGAAGAAGTAATGATTCTTTATGACAAGATGCGTGAAAGACATATTAGACCTGACGCGATAACGTTCACGGCTCTTCTATCTGCCTGCAAGAATTCGGGTTTAGTTGATGAAGGATGGAAGTATTTTGACAGTATGCAAGAAGATTACAATATCGTCCCAACAATTGAGCACTACTGTTGCATGGTAGACCTTCTAGGAAAATCCGGTTTTCTCGACGAAGCTTCGCATTTCATCGAAACTATGCCAATTAAGCCAGATGCTAGTATTTGGGGTGCTCTTCTTGCATCAtgcaaaattcacaaaaatattAAGCTAGCTGAGATTGCAGCAAGGAAGCTTTTCAAGATGGAACCAAATAATTCTGCTAACTATgttttgatgatgaatttgtaTTCGAGTTTAAACCGATGGGTTGCCGTTGAGCGTCTGAAACACTCGATGACTGTGTTGGCGATGAAAATTCCACCAGTTTGGAGCTGGACACAAGTTAATCAAAGTATTCATGTGTTCTCTACAGAAGGAAGACCACATCCAGAAGAAGGGGAAATATATTTCGAGTTATATCAATTAATCTCCGAAATTCGTAAGCTCGGTTATGCACCTGATCTCAATTGTGTATGTCAGAACATTGATGAcaatgagaaagagaaaattctTATGAGTCACACTGAGAAGTTGGCAATGGTATATGGAGTGATGAAAATGAAAGGTGGATCACCAATTAGGATCGTTAAGAACACCAGAATTTGTTTTGACTGTCATACAGTAGCGAAATACATTTCTTTGGTTCGAAAACGCGAGATTTTACTCCGAGATGGTGGCCGTTTTCACCATTTTAAAAATGGAAAGTGTGCTTGTAATGATCGTTGGTAA
- the LOC25500715 gene encoding abscisic acid receptor PYL9, with amino-acid sequence MNCKLSQVRLTLFYTNYFLFSLKLIPLHHLFFLLFFCYIQNTTKKVSVTRKKKKKMNNGCEQQQYSVIETQYIRRHHKHDLRDNQCSSALVKHIKAPVHLVWSLVRRFDQPQKYKPFISRCIMQGDLSIGSVREVNVKSGLPATTSTERLEQLDDEEHILGIRIVGGDHRLRNYSSIITVHPEVIDGRPGTMVIESFVVDVPEGNTKDETCYFVEALIRCNLSSLADVSERMAVQGRTDPININP; translated from the exons ATGAACTGCAAGCTAAGCCAAGTAAGGTTGACACTTTTTTACACCAACtactttcttttctctctcaagCTTATCCCTCTCCACCACttgttctttcttctctttttttgttatatccaaaacaCAACTAAGAAAGTTTCAGTtacaagaaaaaagaagaagaagatgaacaacGGTTGTGAACAACAACAGTACAGTGTTATTGAGACACAGTACATAAGAAGACATCACAAACATGATTTAAGGGACAATCAGTGTTCCTCTGCTCTTGTCAAACACATCAAAGCACCAGTTCATCTA GTTTGGTCTCTAGTTAGAAGATTTGATCAGCCACAGAAATATAAACCATTTATTAGCAGGTGTATTATGCAAGGGGACCTTAGTATTGGAAGTGTAAGAGAAGTGAATGTTAAATCTGGTCTTCCAGCTACAACAAGTACTGAGAGGTTGGAACAACTTGATGATGAGGAACATATTCTTGGTATCAGAATTGTTGGTGGTGATCATAGACTGAGG AACTATTCCTCCATAATCACAGTCCATCCGGAGGTTATTGATGGAAGACCAGGTACAATGGTGATTGAATCATTCGTCGTGGACGTGCCTGAAGGGAACACGAAGGACGAAACTTGTTACTTTGTGGAGGCGTTGATTAGGTGCAATCTAAGTTCTTTAGCTGATGTCTCGGAGAGGATGGCCGTGCAGGGTCGAACCGATCCTATCAATATCAACCCATAA
- the LOC25500720 gene encoding rhodanese-like domain-containing protein 4, chloroplastic isoform X2 translates to MEALNSTILTPLSVLSDRTKHKHPTKFSCKASNFSTSINKKQNLREFLSKNFQKGLFLAASVVNVNNGEFANALTYEEALGQSPSASGGGDIDVNGFVDSVIGFATENPVILAGGVAILAVPLVLSQILKKPKAWGVESAKNAYAKLGADGNAQLLDIRGLAEIRQVGGPNVGGLKKKAVAVTYKGDDKPVFLKKLSLKFKEPENTTLFILDKFDGNSELVAELVTLNGFKSAYAIKDGAEGPQGWQNSGLPWVEPKKALSLDFGSLTDTINDAIGESDGLAVTLGIAAATGLGVLAFSEVETILQLVGSAAIVQFASKKLLFAEDRKKTLKQVNEFLNTKVAPKELVDEIKDIGKALLPTSTNDKALPAPTENIPELATAGGTVLKAEATPEIVPETKVEAAAEATPEIVSETKVEASAEPAPEINSVPKTETEAESIPVQPKPLSPYPYYPDFKPPSSPSPSKP, encoded by the exons ATGGAGGCCCTCAATTCTACTATTTTAACCCCCCTTTCTGTGCTATCTGACAGAACAAAACACAAACACCCCACAAAATTTTCATGCAAAGCTTCAAACTTTTCAACTTCAATCAACAAAAAACAGAACTTAAGAGAGTTTTTATCAAAGaattttcaaaagggtcttttTCTTGCAGCTTCAGTTGTGAATGTTAACAATGGTGAATTTGCAAATGCTTTAACATATGAAGAAGCATTAGGACAATCTCCTAGTGCTTCTGGTGGTGGTGACATTGATGTTAATGGTTTTGTAGATAGTGTTATAGGCTTTGCAACTGAGAACCCTGTAATTCTTGCTGGTGGTGTAGCTATATTGGCAGTGCCATTGGTTTTGTCTCAGATTTTGAAGAAACCTAAGGCTTGGGGTGTTGAATCTGCTAAAAATGCTTATGCAAAATTAGGTGCTGATGGGAATGCTCAGTTGCTTGATATAAGAGGTTTGGCTGAGATTAGACAAGTTGGTGGACCAAATGTTGGTGGTTTGAAGAAGAAAGCAGTGGCAGTAACTTATAAAGGTGATGATAAGCCAGTGTTTTTGAAGAAGCTTTCTTTGAAGTTTAAGGAGCCTGAGAATACTACATTGTTCATTCTTGACAA ATTTGATGGGAACTCTGAACTGGTTGCAGAGTTGGTTACCCTTAACGGATTTAAGTCCGCTTATGCAATTAAAGATGGTGCGGAAGGACCGCAAGGATGGCAG AATAGTGGTCTTCCTTGGGTTGAACCGAAGAAAGCATTGAGCTTGGATTTTGGCAGTTTGACAGACACTATCAATGATGCAATCGGA GAATCTGATGGCTTGGCTGTTACTCTTGGGATTGCTGCAGCTACTGGATTGGGTGTATTAGCTTTTTCTGAG gTAGAAACAATTCTCCAACTTGTAGGATCAGCTGCAATTGTTCAGTTTGCAAGTAAGAAGCTTCTATTTGCTGAG GACCGGAAGAAAACACTAAAACAAGTTAATGAGTTTTTGAACACCAAGGTTGCTCCTAAGGAGCTTGTTGATGAAATAAAG GACATCGGAAAGGCTCTTCTACCAACCTCCACCAACGATAAGGCTCTTCCTGCACCAACAGAAAATATTCCAGAGCTTGCTACAGCTGGCGGAACTGTATTGAAAGCAGAAGCTACTCCTGAA ATTGTCCCCGAGACGAAAGTTGAAGCAGCAGCAGAAGCTACTCCTGAAATTGTCTCCGAGACAAAAGTAGAAGCATCAGCAGAACCTGCTCCTGAAATAAACTCCGTGCCGAAAACTGAAACGGAGGCAGAGTCAATTCCTGTGCAACCTAAACCACTTTCACCATACCCATAT TATCCAGATTTCAAACCTCCTTCATCTCCATCACCTTCAAAGCCCTAG
- the LOC25500721 gene encoding histone H3-like centromeric protein HTR12: MARVKHIPRPGKRTRRSSSSNANESEEKKKRRNRPGTVALREIRKFQKAVNLLIPCAPFVRCVKQITNQLSMEVSRWTAEALLALQEAAEEHLVRMFEGGMLCALHAKRVTLMKKDLELTRRLTGIGCAR, encoded by the exons ATGGCAAGAGTCAAGCACATTCCACGTCCTGGTAAACGCACTCGTCGCAGTAGTAGTAGTAATG cAAATGAGTCtgaggaaaagaagaaaagaaggaaTAGACCAGGAACAGTTGCGCTTCGCGAGATTCGTAAATTTCAAAAGGCTGTTAACTTGCTTATACCTTGTGCTCCGTTTGTTAGATGC GTCAAACAGATTACAAACCAACTATCTATGGAGGTATCACGTTGGACGGCTGAAGCCTTATTAGCACTTCAGGAG GCAGCTGAGGAGCATCTGGTTCGTATGTTTGAAGGTGGGATGCTCTGTGCACTTCATGCAAAGCGTGTTACCCTTA TGAAAAAGGATCTTGAGTTGACCCGTAGGCTTACAGGAATAGGATGCGCTCGGTGA
- the LOC25500720 gene encoding rhodanese-like domain-containing protein 4, chloroplastic isoform X1: protein MEALNSTILTPLSVLSDRTKHKHPTKFSCKASNFSTSINKKQNLREFLSKNFQKGLFLAASVVNVNNGEFANALTYEEALGQSPSASGGGDIDVNGFVDSVIGFATENPVILAGGVAILAVPLVLSQILKKPKAWGVESAKNAYAKLGADGNAQLLDIRGLAEIRQVGGPNVGGLKKKAVAVTYKGDDKPVFLKKLSLKFKEPENTTLFILDKFDGNSELVAELVTLNGFKSAYAIKDGAEGPQGWQNSGLPWVEPKKALSLDFGSLTDTINDAIGESDGLAVTLGIAAATGLGVLAFSEVETILQLVGSAAIVQFASKKLLFAEDRKKTLKQVNEFLNTKVAPKELVDEIKDIGKALLPTSTNDKALPAPTENIPELATAGGTVLKAEATPEIVPETKVEAAAEATPEIVPETKVEAAAEATPEIVSETKVEASAEPAPEINSVPKTETEAESIPVQPKPLSPYPYYPDFKPPSSPSPSKP, encoded by the exons ATGGAGGCCCTCAATTCTACTATTTTAACCCCCCTTTCTGTGCTATCTGACAGAACAAAACACAAACACCCCACAAAATTTTCATGCAAAGCTTCAAACTTTTCAACTTCAATCAACAAAAAACAGAACTTAAGAGAGTTTTTATCAAAGaattttcaaaagggtcttttTCTTGCAGCTTCAGTTGTGAATGTTAACAATGGTGAATTTGCAAATGCTTTAACATATGAAGAAGCATTAGGACAATCTCCTAGTGCTTCTGGTGGTGGTGACATTGATGTTAATGGTTTTGTAGATAGTGTTATAGGCTTTGCAACTGAGAACCCTGTAATTCTTGCTGGTGGTGTAGCTATATTGGCAGTGCCATTGGTTTTGTCTCAGATTTTGAAGAAACCTAAGGCTTGGGGTGTTGAATCTGCTAAAAATGCTTATGCAAAATTAGGTGCTGATGGGAATGCTCAGTTGCTTGATATAAGAGGTTTGGCTGAGATTAGACAAGTTGGTGGACCAAATGTTGGTGGTTTGAAGAAGAAAGCAGTGGCAGTAACTTATAAAGGTGATGATAAGCCAGTGTTTTTGAAGAAGCTTTCTTTGAAGTTTAAGGAGCCTGAGAATACTACATTGTTCATTCTTGACAA ATTTGATGGGAACTCTGAACTGGTTGCAGAGTTGGTTACCCTTAACGGATTTAAGTCCGCTTATGCAATTAAAGATGGTGCGGAAGGACCGCAAGGATGGCAG AATAGTGGTCTTCCTTGGGTTGAACCGAAGAAAGCATTGAGCTTGGATTTTGGCAGTTTGACAGACACTATCAATGATGCAATCGGA GAATCTGATGGCTTGGCTGTTACTCTTGGGATTGCTGCAGCTACTGGATTGGGTGTATTAGCTTTTTCTGAG gTAGAAACAATTCTCCAACTTGTAGGATCAGCTGCAATTGTTCAGTTTGCAAGTAAGAAGCTTCTATTTGCTGAG GACCGGAAGAAAACACTAAAACAAGTTAATGAGTTTTTGAACACCAAGGTTGCTCCTAAGGAGCTTGTTGATGAAATAAAG GACATCGGAAAGGCTCTTCTACCAACCTCCACCAACGATAAGGCTCTTCCTGCACCAACAGAAAATATTCCAGAGCTTGCTACAGCTGGCGGAACTGTATTGAAAGCAGAAGCTACTCCTGAAATTGTCCCCGAGACGAAAGTAGAAGCAGCAGCAGAAGCTACTCCTGAAATTGTCCCCGAGACGAAAGTTGAAGCAGCAGCAGAAGCTACTCCTGAAATTGTCTCCGAGACAAAAGTAGAAGCATCAGCAGAACCTGCTCCTGAAATAAACTCCGTGCCGAAAACTGAAACGGAGGCAGAGTCAATTCCTGTGCAACCTAAACCACTTTCACCATACCCATAT TATCCAGATTTCAAACCTCCTTCATCTCCATCACCTTCAAAGCCCTAG
- the LOC25500717 gene encoding uncharacterized protein, translated as MSDWGPVFVSVVLFILLTPGLLVQIPGKGKMVEFGNFQTSGLSILIHSILYFALVCIFFLAIRIHMYMG; from the coding sequence ATGTCAGATTGGGGGCCAGTTTTTGTGTCAGTGGTGCTCTTCATTCTCTTGACTCCTGGTTTGCTTGTCCAAATACCTGGTAAAGGCAAGATGGTTGAGTTTGGCAACTTTCAAACTAGTGGATTATCCATACTCATTCATTCCATCTTGTATTTTGCTCTagtttgtattttctttttagcTATTAGAATCCACATGTACATGGGGTAA
- the LOC25500720 gene encoding rhodanese-like domain-containing protein 4, chloroplastic isoform X3 — protein sequence MEALNSTILTPLSVLSDRTKHKHPTKFSCKASNFSTSINKKQNLREFLSKNFQKGLFLAASVVNVNNGEFANALTYEEALGQSPSASGGGDIDVNGFVDSVIGFATENPVILAGGVAILAVPLVLSQILKKPKAWGVESAKNAYAKLGADGNAQLLDIRGLAEIRQVGGPNVGGLKKKAVAVTYKGDDKPVFLKKLSLKFKEPENTTLFILDKFDGNSELVAELVTLNGFKSAYAIKDGAEGPQGWQNSGLPWVEPKKALSLDFGSLTDTINDAIGESDGLAVTLGIAAATGLGVLAFSEVETILQLVGSAAIVQFASKKLLFAEDRKKTLKQVNEFLNTKVAPKELVDEIKDIGKALLPTSTNDKALPAPTENIPELATAGGTVLKAEATPEIVPETKVEAAAEATPEIVSETKVEASAEPAPEINSVPKTETEAESIPVQPKPLSPYPYYPDFKPPSSPSPSKP from the exons ATGGAGGCCCTCAATTCTACTATTTTAACCCCCCTTTCTGTGCTATCTGACAGAACAAAACACAAACACCCCACAAAATTTTCATGCAAAGCTTCAAACTTTTCAACTTCAATCAACAAAAAACAGAACTTAAGAGAGTTTTTATCAAAGaattttcaaaagggtcttttTCTTGCAGCTTCAGTTGTGAATGTTAACAATGGTGAATTTGCAAATGCTTTAACATATGAAGAAGCATTAGGACAATCTCCTAGTGCTTCTGGTGGTGGTGACATTGATGTTAATGGTTTTGTAGATAGTGTTATAGGCTTTGCAACTGAGAACCCTGTAATTCTTGCTGGTGGTGTAGCTATATTGGCAGTGCCATTGGTTTTGTCTCAGATTTTGAAGAAACCTAAGGCTTGGGGTGTTGAATCTGCTAAAAATGCTTATGCAAAATTAGGTGCTGATGGGAATGCTCAGTTGCTTGATATAAGAGGTTTGGCTGAGATTAGACAAGTTGGTGGACCAAATGTTGGTGGTTTGAAGAAGAAAGCAGTGGCAGTAACTTATAAAGGTGATGATAAGCCAGTGTTTTTGAAGAAGCTTTCTTTGAAGTTTAAGGAGCCTGAGAATACTACATTGTTCATTCTTGACAA ATTTGATGGGAACTCTGAACTGGTTGCAGAGTTGGTTACCCTTAACGGATTTAAGTCCGCTTATGCAATTAAAGATGGTGCGGAAGGACCGCAAGGATGGCAG AATAGTGGTCTTCCTTGGGTTGAACCGAAGAAAGCATTGAGCTTGGATTTTGGCAGTTTGACAGACACTATCAATGATGCAATCGGA GAATCTGATGGCTTGGCTGTTACTCTTGGGATTGCTGCAGCTACTGGATTGGGTGTATTAGCTTTTTCTGAG gTAGAAACAATTCTCCAACTTGTAGGATCAGCTGCAATTGTTCAGTTTGCAAGTAAGAAGCTTCTATTTGCTGAG GACCGGAAGAAAACACTAAAACAAGTTAATGAGTTTTTGAACACCAAGGTTGCTCCTAAGGAGCTTGTTGATGAAATAAAG GACATCGGAAAGGCTCTTCTACCAACCTCCACCAACGATAAGGCTCTTCCTGCACCAACAGAAAATATTCCAGAGCTTGCTACAGCTGGCGGAACTGTATTGAAAGCAGAAGCTACTCCTGAAATTGTCCCCGAGACGAAAGTAGAAGCAGCAGCAGAAGCTACTCCTGAA ATTGTCTCCGAGACAAAAGTAGAAGCATCAGCAGAACCTGCTCCTGAAATAAACTCCGTGCCGAAAACTGAAACGGAGGCAGAGTCAATTCCTGTGCAACCTAAACCACTTTCACCATACCCATAT TATCCAGATTTCAAACCTCCTTCATCTCCATCACCTTCAAAGCCCTAG